TGCGGTGGCTTTTCTCACCCTGGCGTTACTACAGCTTGGTGGACAGTCGTTCGATCAGAACGCTTGCGTATCGGCAGGTTGGTGTCTCGACGATCATGCGAGGAAATCTTGATTTGTAACAGATTGAAGTTTTTAGCGTTACTGTATTGAtggatttttcgaaaaactcgCTATTCGCCCATCTTTGGAATAATCTGAAATCAAGCAAACCGTAATGTAGCATCAGATGActcagattttgtaaattcaacgtCTCCAGTAATATTCTAAAGCAGTGAAACGGTTACTTTTGTATCGACGATTCGTTAtacattaacgttactaacttcggcattattgatttttttttcctaacgtACCTTTCATTGTCATCTTTATTTCATACTACTTTCAGCGTTCGTCATACAGTTCTCCTTCATTGCCTCCTCCTTTTGGCTCAACGCTATGACCGTCGAAAGTTGGCGTCTTATTCGAGGGTACAAAGCAGGCTCCCCTCCTCTCACTAGTGAGCGTAGCCCTCCACTCTACAGAGTATTCTTCTTCTACTCAATTTGGGGATGGGGACTTTCCGCCGTTCTCATCGTTGTCTCCTTGGCTCTGGGTCTCAATCCGACGATACCGTGGACCTACGTCAAAAGATCCGGAAACGAGCAGCCGAGCTGCTGGTTTGGTTGTGAGTATTATTTAACAGTGTATAAGtgtataaattgatataaGTAAGTACAGGCTATAAGTTACTTTGGCGCCTGACTACACCGAGGTCTCTTTGGACATGCTTCACCGATTATCGTTCGGAATGAACGTGCTCCTCCACCTTCCGGAACAGGAGTTAGGAACGGAGAAAAACCCGTTTCTTACAAATATACAGCGACGTTGTTTGCGACAATTATGTAATATGGTAAACAGGAATTGAACAACATGCGTGGTTGAAATGAATCTGAGCAAATTTGAATTGCGTTATAAGTTATAAGATATCAACGACTTCAGAAAAGGTCTTTGTCATTGGGTTACTTCAAAAGGATTAAACTCCAGCGTTTTTCATCTGATTATAACGTTTTTGCACTCATTTTGTTCGACGTAAGGATATTCAgatattgtatgaaaaaatgttttacaaaCGGTTTATCTTCAGAGTGgatcaaaatatatttcggaAAGTATCTACGGCACAACAGCTACGATCGGCACAATTACATTTGCCCTTTATATCTATGTTATAGTTCTACACAATTGCTGAGAATCTGATTGACTAGTAAAATTGAAACCGAAAAACATTATATTCGGATAAAAAACACCAAATCCTtttgaacgtgaaaaaaaattttaaaaaaccgtTTCTCGAACTGTCGATACATGACGGCCTTCGTGTTATTCCATTTTGCtcactttcatttttatcagaTTGTAAGAATGTCGTACTTTCCAAACGGTTTTTTATCCTCTTCTAACCGCAGTTGATTCACCGACGATGAAATTGCACCTGTTCATTATTTCTTAACCGAAGTCTTCAAAAACTGGCTGTAAATTTTCAGTAGACACGTACTCGCTTCCGTATTTCTACGTACCGGTTGGCATCCTGGTGTTCTTGAACACGACGCTCTTCGTAATGGCCGGTATAAAAATGGCCCAAATCCAGCGAGCATTGGACCGAAATCGCGTGGCGCGTAACAACGAGTCGGATCGTCGTGACCGTCGAGTTTTCAAGGAGTTGAGACTCACCTTCTTCTTCACGCTCGCCCTGTTCCTGATACTGGTTGTCAACTGGTCGATGGAACTCGTGTCGATGCTCACGGAGAGCAACGTCTTCGCCTGGTCCATATTCGACCTGGTTAACGCCCTCCAAGGCCTCTTTGTCTTCGGTTTCTTCGTCCTCAGACGAGCCGTCCGCACCCTTGTATGGCAGAGGATAAAGGAACTCGTTGGTATAGGTTCCGAGCGCGAATCCGACGACGACAAGGCGAACGAGATGACCCTCTTATCGTCAGTCACGAACGGCACGAACTCGACGAGGATCGTGACTCAGTGACATCCTAATGGTGCATGAAAACCCTTGTGATTAGTTGATGCGACTGCCAATCAATACCTTAGATTtacgtataattaatttaaaatcgaCATGGCATAGACGACGGAAGGATTCGGAAAGGTAAATTGACGGTGAAGTCACACCGGGGTAAAACTTTCATTATAAACTGTATTGAATACTTTTACACCTTGTTGCCGGAATCCTGATACGAATGTAAGTATTAAGTTCAGTGAGATGTTATAAGCATATTTATAGGTAAATAACggtaattaaaaatgtttatacATGTAAACCGTACGTTTTTAaaagcatttttattttactttttatacaatttaataTCGCGCGGAACATATGCGATAAAATTTAGTGTTCAggtataattgttattatcatttctgttgaccttattttattttgatctTTTCTCGCTATTTAAATCATCATCTCCATTCTTTCTATTCttttatgtttattattattttcctttttttttctcgcttcaACGTgtatgtttgtgtgtgtgtacgtgtgtTTTAATTGCTTTATGCgggtataatttatatttattcttttgaatTACAACAACGTTAAAAAGTTgtgtaatagtaataataataataattataataataatacatgaaaaaattatgtttaactATGGAAAAATTTGGTGGGTATATCGGATGAAATTCTCACttgatatacgtatacctgtcTGCACGCACACACGCCATCGTAGTaaatagatatacatataagatttttacataaaaatagAAGTAAATATGACGTACTTATTTCacgttatttttgtttttatcgcGGTGAGGAGAACGAAGCaagttagaaataaaaaaactagcTTCGTTGTACATGTAcccgttgaaatttttttttttttttgatttgacGAAATGATGAAAGgaactgaaaataatatcCGCCAAAGTTACCAAATTTTTGgatcgttcaaaataaataagattTTCCTTCGAACCTGACACAAAAGAAAAGCTTTGGTAAAATACGCtttatattttctcattttaatgactattattgttattattatttttacaataatagcgataaataaattaaccaAAGTGAACTGTATTCAGCAAAAATATATCtctgtatgtataaattatatacatcgGCTATaatagaattatttatttttcaccaaatatttcaaatcgttCAATTACCTGtctgaatattattttcaatgaatataTTGTTGGCTTTAGCCAATgacagagaattttttttaattacgagTATTATCGTATTcgtacagttgaaaaaaagtgtGAATATCAACGAAACAGAACGgataaaaatcgattcaaGGCGCCGATGGAAACAAGAAAGCgtgataatgagaaaaaatttgtaacttgTAAATCGTCTTTTCCGTTTGGAATCCCCCTCTACCACTCTTatgttattctttttcatcactttataactttttttttttgctttttttttttttacctcacaCCCGTAATTTTACATCCACCATTCTattctataatatttaataaaaatagataaagCGTTCGCCATTGACGTGAAAAATCTTCTTAAACTTTCGCGATATGATCAAACTTAtattaaatgattaaaaaataatcattatcTTCAATATCACCAGCAAGAATATAAGTGTATTAAACTATACAGTTTGTCTTTACCGTTAATTgcataattaattgattaacgTTTGTTTTCCCATTTTGGATAAAGAGAagtatttacatacatacatgcgtaGGTGTCtaaaactaacaataagcaattgttcgtttcaatttgtttACCATTCTACTTTTATTATTAGTAAGGCAATAATCATAAAAGTTGTAGCGATAACCGATCAATATCTATTACTTATCTgtacagacaaaaaaaatatacaacaagTACGATCCTAGTATATACCTGCCGATGATCCTCGTGCAGTGCATCAGCAATAcgtacaaggaaaaaaaaaataggcaaGATTAGATAGTACAATCTTTTTGTGTGACGCACCTGCCGAGAAGTAGTTATGCCGATAGGTATATAGTAGATACATAAACTTTGAAAAAGCAGGTACCCCAGAAGTAAATTTCAGCCTTTTTCTACCACAGacgtgaaaattcaaatttcccaaccgattggaattattttccaagaaatggaaaaaaaaaataaactggccgataacaataaaattcacaTCACCGCCAACGGGGAGGTAATAAAAATCACCCCGGGGCATTATTCACCACACCTCTGATTCAATGGCTGATAAGTAACGATTATCTCTCGATTTCTCCCCCTTCCAAACACTATTGAAATTTGAGCATAAAAACTGGTgttcagttttttctttttttttcttacgtttaAAATAGAGTACAACTGGATAGGACGAATAGAAAGAAGAATACTAAATTTCTAGAACGCGTGCGTGAAGtaaagaatattattattgataaaaataccGATAGTTGAGGAATTTGTTTGAACTACCGATAACcctgtattaaaaaattaccctAAATGTCATGTACGAAGCCCAAAGCTGacacgtgaaaatattttcgataccTAGAAAATTGTGACGAATTTGATCGAGTGCATAACAATAGCaacattaattaataattaagaTTGATGTGTGctatttgttaaattttttttttttttttttttgacagccTTAACgttaactaacaataagtaaacACCCTAATCTCATTGGAACTAATTTCACAGTGTTTATTAAAAGCCACTGTTATTACCCATTCAAAAGTAGCGATAACGATTCTAGTTTTCTACAACAATTCCGCGATTCGTGCCGTATTTCACGTCTTTTGCTATAAGCTCTATATCACACTTTGATTAGAAACGATAAATCAAGTGACGAAATGTGGGAAAGTGCAAAGATCTTGGTGCGGTGTGTGCATCCCGGTAAACTGCGAGTCATAAAGGGTTCGATTGAAGCCTTCGGTAACCAGGGAACGGTGGACTCACACCCAAAATTCCAACGGTGCTTCCATTCTGCCTGACGTAAACAAGCTGATACATACCAGGCGCTTGAAGTGCGGAGTAGCTGAAGTAAATACGATCAGTTATCGAGTCCGTTTCGGGTGGAGCTGAGCCTACGTCACTTCTGCCTGGAATATATATTCTCATGACTACTTTGCGTGTTGAGAAGAAGTAATAATACTATTTACAGAGTTTTCACTCACCTCGTGCAACGTACTCATAAACAATGTATTCGTCGAGGCTTGTAAATCCGTTTCTGAAAAGACCAATCCAGTCGCCACACGACGGTCCTATGCTTCCGGTCAGTTTGTAAGACACGGAATTTTCCTCGTCGATAAACCACTCGGTCAGTGGTAGGAACGTGACACCTTGGTCCTCGTAATCCGCTCTTATCTGCACCAGAGTTCATGAGTTCAGATATGTTTCACagaaccgaaaaaaaatagacatagagagagaaataatCATTGTTATCAGTGAACAGAAAAGATATTCCTTACCGTTATTTCAAACTCTCCGGTAACTGGTTTGTGGTCGGATTGCACGTAGCTGGGATGGCTTGTGTAAGTCGACTGAGTCGCCTTCAGTCTAATGCCTTCGTAGACGTCGGTATTAACTTTATACAATATTCTGTCAGTCCAAGATGGCCGACGtctaaaaatttagaaattaaaataagatATTTGTGAGTTTGAAGCAAacgttttggaaaatttagtTTTCCGTTAATAATTCCGAATTACGGTCATTCGTACTAACTTGAAATCAAACTCTTGAGAGccgaattcatatttataagtCGGAGGAAACTTGATGTCGTTTTCGATCAATTCGCTAAAAGCTTCACCGCTGTGCATTACAGCCATTAACTGATCTTTGTCCAGCAGAAGATCAAGCTGATTCTTTTTAACCAGTAAGTCGATCTCCTCTGCCGACAGTTCCTCGCCATTTAGTCGAAAGTTTAAATCTCCAATCCAAAATACATAACTGTAAAAAGAAGACGGGAATTTCAAATGCCgggaaaaattatcaaagaatctgaaacaaaaaattttaaatccttACTCATGATAAAATATGCTACTGGTGTCTTTCGTGGTGAACAAATGCTGGTTCAGGATCACGTTGTAATCCGAAATTCTTTCCGCCAGAAGATGATCGTGAGGCGTTAGGTGCGAGTTTACCACGCAGATACTGACCCCGTAAATGTTCAACCTCACGCTAACGGCACCCTTGTTACCCTACCAACAGAAATCAGAATTGccgtgattttctttttactaatttttggCCCTACTTTAGTTTTTTTTCGCCAATACTGCTCTTACTTACCCACATGCCTCCGAACCCTGTCCTTGTAAACTGGGCTTCTATAAGCCGCAGATGAGTGAGATGCTGTCTCtgacaaaaaatgtttaaaaccAGACCCTGTAAGCGCTGATTACGCACTTTGATATAATCATGTTCCTTGAGTGTTTCcctgtaaaagaaaatgattgaCCATTGTTCGTGAAACACGATGTACGAATACAGtatgtgtaaaattaaaatacacaaTTCTTAAAGACTTTACCTCAGGGATTTGGTCCAAGGATCATCGGTAAACATACCCATTACCATATTCTGAGGCTGAGCCTTCACCTCCTGCAAACTGACGATATTTTGTTAACGCAACTTGATGGTTGATTAACAAAGTGCGATAAATGCCCGGCGCTTTTGTGTTTTATTGCAAATGATTGAGTTCAACAAGTTTTCAATGACATTATCGTCTCGTTGCAATAATAATCTAAGCTTACCCTACAACGTAGAAGTCTGGTAGTTCTTTCGCATTGTTGTGTCCAATTCCCAGCAGTTGGTGCAGGTCTTGTTCGGGATATTTAGTAGCAACGTTCCAAGTGACAAAATAAAACCTAGaattataaaagttgacttCCGATCAGGAGTAAAAACAGCGGTTATTTTATAAGTATACACTTGGTTTCTACTCACCTGAGTTTATCGGTTTTCTCAGCCATCGTTATTAGTTTCTCTCTGCACTGCAATACGCGTACGACATATACGTTATCGTCGAACTGGGTTATCCAAAAAACTTTCACCACGTGCGTAAGTAAATATTTCCGTAAGAAATTTACAACCGTATATCAATGACGacggtgataataataacaataataataacaggtAAAATAACATATGATTATTATTCTCGTTGTCGTGATTCTTTTCGTTCAACTTTACGCGTCGCTACGCGGGCAGGTTATAGTATCGCAATGGATCACAAGGACTCTGTAAGTAAATCTGTTCATTCGGACTCACGTAGTTCACCTCATGTTTGAGAATTTGTTAGCAGGATTTCTTCGTTCTAACGACACGGTGTCAAACAACcgtttcattattatatcACATGCCTGTGTACACACGTCAAACTGACTACACGCGACTTCTGCACGTCATGTTTTCCAATGAGAAACAAACGCACGTCAGACGATGCGCAGCGCGCGCCAACTGCTTGAAATAACCTGTCAGTTAGCgcgatttttaattcaaattcagTATCAGTTTAGACAATGAACGATATCATGGTGGAAATGTTGTTCTAGTTCGACACTGAGCTGCGTGATCGTTAAGAAAATCCAGATTTCTTAATTTCTACTAATGGACTATCACGTATAATTTGTTATACATTCGTTTCGTCAGAAGCTTCAATCCGCCGGTGTATAGGCAACAGGAAATTTCCGTCCGGCCGCGGGTGATCAGATAAAACGAGTACTTACTTTCTTCAACAATCATTAAAATCGATGCGATATCCATTATAATCCAATTGAGCATGACGACAACGATACAAAGAAGGACAGCTTGTTGCCACACTTGAATGCAGACGCGTAGTTTCACTGTATGCACTAGTAAACTTCACTGCTCTCCTTAAATtaaacggaaataaatattttcgaacCAAAAAGACAGTAGTTAATTGAAACTGGCAAACATTTTCCGTGGCCGAAGGACGTGAATTTTGAACATTTATTTAAACtgatttataacaaaattataTCACGAATACTTTGCACCGCTGCACTTTTATCACTCTGCACACTTTTATGTCACTTTGAAGAATACTAACTGCAACAATTCACTCATACACGATGACTTTTAACagcgagaagaaaataatccTCCCGGCAATTGAGTAACGGTCAAAATGGCAGCCCCATCACTCGTCAATTGTTTATTGTCGTGACGTCACAGATCCCGCCAAAAGTTCGTTATGAATTCGAACAAATGAAGTCTCGATGCAATCGGAACGTGAAACTTATTTAACTGatcatattgaagttagtaatggTCTCGTAACGATTAATTCgtgctgaggaaaaaccgttattttgcGATTTTGGAAGTGACttaaattcagtaaaccgtaatcAAACAACACACACTCATGTTTCGAAATCTTAGTACTgtcaaaatcattgtaaaatcaAGAAAgtagtgattttttccccaacgTTTCATGACAATAACGTTTTTAACTTCAACCCCGTATTAACTGCCAGATTTATTGGTATTTCAAGAATTTCGTTCGAAATTATAACCAGGTAATTCAGACCTACTTTAATTAATACCTGTAATATTACGGGAATGTgacaagaaaaatgattctcTCGCTGTTTCGAAGAACGTTGAAAACTGTAGAAACGGAGGAATTAATTACCCAATTTGGACCGTTACCAACGTCAGGTCGATTGTATTTTATCTGCTTGTCGACAGTAAGTGAGTAATTCTGCTGTATTGTTGGCATAAGTTATAAAACTGAATGGCGAGTTAGATACATTTCTGTAAAAGTACATTTTACAAGAATAAATGCTACCctaaatttctaaaaaaagttttctattCGTACGGAATGATATtgatacataggtatacatcaATTGCACGTATATTTCggtgaatattatttttacgtcTCGCAACGTTCTCTGTAGtaacaaaatttatacataacaTGCTTTCTATAAAAGCAATTTCTATACGTACATaggatataaatatttttaattaatactTGCATAGCGTGGATTATGATATTCAACTAACGGCTCATTGATTGCCTCGTTTATATTGAAATTACGAGCAactgtatgcatgtatacgtgtacTTTCATCATGACATACATTCAAATGCACATACCGGCACACTTAGTAGACACCGATTTCTATTTTACCAACCTCATTGTCAGAAAACCGATGCTCTAACATATTATAAGTACATCTTGCTATTGTAAAGTCACTTGCGAAATGAAACAAGGACGTTTCTCTCACTGATTTGCCTTAATTGAATCGATTAAGATTACTGGCTAACTCTtttaagtataatatatagtaCGTGATTAAGTTATTATTTGCCTACACGGTAGACGAGCGATCAGGCtctgaatatttaattattcaaaacacCGAAGTAATCATTAATTATACTtaattacgtataatacgtTCATTCTGCACGATGGCAACTGCGTCTCAGatgttttttaacgatactaTTTTTCGTCTTCTAATATCAGTACATCATTCCAGGGTGAGCTGCCCTCTGAAAGAAGACATTTGGATTCGCAGACATCGTTGTGTACAAATTTCCAGCATCCTCCGGTCTCAGATACATCCCCGGTGGCAATTGAACAAAAGTATCAACGGGTCCTGAACGCAAATCTGCAAACAAATTGATAGCCGATGTAAGAATTATGGACTGGATATGAACGGAAAAACCACTTTTAAAACTCGCAAATAACAGAAATGTGGAACTACCAACGCGGAAAGAACTATGTCTAATACTTCTAATACAGCTGTGTGTGTGCAATGCGCGTATAGCGGTATGCACGGCTACTGCCCCTCAAAAATGCTTGTTTCCGTTTCATAATCTCGCGACGATTCTTGTACATCTCTACGGTTTGACGGGTAACCGCACATGAAACAACATTCCGTGTGCAGAGTCGACTATAATGCGACTATgactaaaatatttcagcggCTATGTATAAAATGACATAGCTATATGGATGACGAAAGGTTTCTGCATTATTGCTGCAACATTGATGCATACGCATGCATACCTTCAGGGTAAAGTTGATTAGCACTGCATCTACACGCTGTACAGTTTGGAATACCAGAAGACACCAGGGCAACACGGTCTGGAATAAAATAGAATCGGATAGatatcaaataataattactgtaTCTATATACTTATTGAATGTTCAAGTTTTTCAGCACACGGTCTAAAATTTGACATAAGCtgttgaaaaactgaaatattgCATACCATTATagatttttggtaaaaaatctgCAGAGAACCGTTCAGGGTTAATGTAATTAGAAAATGTTTTACCATTAAAGACTGAATCCCTGAACTTAACTAACCTGTGCTTTGATGACAGGGCAGCATTTTAGACTCCAGAGTATCATTTGGCGGTTTGAAGTGAAAGAAGGATGGTGAGTATCCGCTGGCCGGCAGCGAACTGAGCCCGTCATCCCTATCGTGCGGATTGCCACGAGTAACAACAGTGGCGTTTTCTCTTCCAAGGGCAGCGAGCTGTCGTCCCTTGGGTAAAAACATGAGTAGAAACACAAGGAGGGATGTGGCCAAAAGTGCGTAGGCTAGCCAAGCTTCACGGTTCTCTTCACGGGCAGTAAGAGCCCCAACTCCGCCAGAGACCCATACAGGAAGCGAAGCGCCTACTGCCAGTCCTATAAACGCTGCTTCACCGTTGTTATCTCGAAGCCCTCGTGCCCTGATCGCTAGACCGCCAACTGAGATCAGCAACATACTCGCATAACCTAGCGAGGCAACGAGATGGCCAACCGGAGTACTGCAGCAACATTGTTGCATCGGGTGATCCCCAGGCGACGTGAATGCTGGTGCTGATGATGACGGTGGTGGAGGTAGAGGGGAGGCTATCGAAGAGGGTATGAGACGTACGCTATGGCTGGTAGATTCCGAGGCACTAGACAATGGGTTCGTATTTGATGGAGTGCCATAGAACCATTGACCAATTATGGCGACTTGAACTAGAATAGCAAAAACCAGCACCAATGCCTGTAAAAGAATTCATAATAGAGCTGAAGAATGTGTAGTAATGCAATTGCGGTGTTATTCTCTGTAAACATCTCTGCATAGGAATTTGTTCTGACTATTAAGAGAGAAGATAGTCATGCATACCTGATAGGGTGCGGGTAAATATACGCCGCTGTTCAACGAGAGTAGGAAAACGCACTTTACAAGAAGCGCTGCGAATACTAGTGCTGCAGGGAGGCCAATGAGGCGAAGGGCTCCACAAGAGATGGGATTCGGGGCCAGAGACGGCGCAGCTGATAGCCCAGCAAGAAGGAACAATCCCAACAGCAATACTTGACCCAAAAACAAATGTCTTCTGCTAGGGACGGCAGCTCGAGCCTGTAATCACagggtataaataattattcaagcaTTTGTATGTTacccaatttttcaattcgtatCCTTCCATTTAAAGAAACACTAAATGCAGCATAATTCCATACAGTTTTCTACTATGGACTAGATCCGAACATCAATATCCTTATACAGAAATATGGTTTGCTACATACATGCTTTCCAAGTTTAATCTGCATGTGAATATGTTGTGGATTTGAATTCTTGAAATAATGCTCAAATAATTTCTTGAGGTTGCATCCGCTGACTGTATAACACTCTCTATGCAGCAAGAGTTGGTATAAATGCAATCTTGTTCATAGATCAGCAACTAATCGTTTGTATTTTAATTAGAATAGATACCTGAAAGTTTGTAGCTTGTATCAATACCGTATACAAACCATCCTCaagtacataggtatatgcaAATTCCACTACAGGATAACTGCTTGAAAATGGAAAGCGATTATAACTCCGTCTATTCCAGGCTCTActtatttttctccctctACCCATGTACattcaaattacaataataCGACAGCTaatttgaatagaaaaagagCAATGATGATGAAACAGACATTCTGAGCACATGTTAATTCGTGGTAATCCAGAAGTAATTAGAATTTATTCGACGAAGCTACTCAACCATTAACTATTAATTCGCTCaaggtaaatgaaaaaattcgtttcagTAATGCAGGAACCAAGATTGATACAGGCAAAAATCGTTAGTGATTatgaaaatcgattaatcaacgtgtgtaaaattgaaagttcAGATAACAATTGAtaagaattttgttgaaaaatgtactGGCAGTTCCAAGATTGCAAAGTGTTTAATTTACATATGTTGCAATCCGACGGtcgagtttgaaatttgaattacatCCAACGTCGCCCGATCATTGTTTATACCTTGAGCAAAACGAAGACCTCGAAACCGGCCATGAATATCATGGCAGCGGCACTGAGGGCGGCAAGCGGCAGAGCCCAGGGCTGCTGACGAAGAAGAGATTGCGCCGTCGGATGGGCGAATCCACCGGCTCCGTTCCGGCCCGGTTGTCCACCCCTAAAAATGGATATCGTCCGGTTGGGTCCCGGGACGCTGACGACG
The Neodiprion fabricii isolate iyNeoFabr1 chromosome 5, iyNeoFabr1.1, whole genome shotgun sequence genome window above contains:
- the LOC124183352 gene encoding G-protein coupled receptor Mth2-like isoform X1; translation: MFRLWFVILACSFCFEISVSSAKEPVIISFNLTTFGGDIERIKSLHNTSWPLVGKCCPVGQLYRFNDDDNPGENRCEDPRPNEKNEYSPFFSDFNHSGLLVPGLNQPQFVAVIGIPCRYGKYIMDPLTIAEDEYHLMMNGSVFTPLNNVRMLQPGQDYCMEVVSDGRLVVMGCYQPELKVVTADTRLAMYAIGLLISVPFLLATIISYVITRQICDVHGMNLCCYSGCLAVAFLTLALLQLGGQSFDQNACVSAAFVIQFSFIASSFWLNAMTVESWRLIRGYKAGSPPLTSERSPPLYRVFFFYSIWGWGLSAVLIVVSLALGLNPTIPWTYVKRSGNEQPSCWFGLDTYSLPYFYVPVGILVFLNTTLFVMAGIKMAQIQRALDRNRVARNNESDRRDRRVFKELRLTFFFTLALFLILVVNWSMELVSMLTESNVFAWSIFDLVNALQGLFVFGFFVLRRAVRTLVWQRIKELVGIGSERESDDDKANEMTLLSSVTNGTNSTRIVTQ
- the LOC124183356 gene encoding inositol polyphosphate 5-phosphatase K-like isoform X2, with the protein product MAEKTDKLRFYFVTWNVATKYPEQDLHQLLGIGHNNAKELPDFYVVGLQEVKAQPQNMVMGMFTDDPWTKSLRETLKEHDYIKVRNQRLQGLVLNIFCQRQHLTHLRLIEAQFTRTGFGGMWGNKGAVSVRLNIYGVSICVVNSHLTPHDHLLAERISDYNVILNQHLFTTKDTSSIFYHDYVFWIGDLNFRLNGEELSAEEIDLLVKKNQLDLLLDKDQLMAVMHSGEAFSELIENDIKFPPTYKYEFGSQEFDFKRRPSWTDRILYKVNTDVYEGIRLKATQSTYTSHPSYVQSDHKPVTGEFEITIRADYEDQGVTFLPLTEWFIDEENSVSYKLTGSIGPSCGDWIGLFRNGFTSLDEYIVYEQK
- the LOC124183352 gene encoding G-protein coupled receptor Mth2-like isoform X2 → MFRLWFVILACSFCFEISVSSAKEPVIISFNLTTFGGDIERIKSLHNTSWPLVGKCCPVGQLYRFNDDDNPGENRCEDPRPNEKNEYSPFFSDFNHSGLLVPGLNQPQFVAVIGIPCRYGKYIMDPLTIAEDEYHLMMNGSVFTPLNNVRMLQPGQDYCMEVVSDGRLVVMGCYQPELKVVTADTRLAMYAIGLLISVPFLLATIISYVITRQICDVHGMNLCCYSGCLAVAFLTLALLQLGGQSFDQNACVSAAFVIQFSFIASSFWLNAMTVESWRLIRGYKAGSPPLTSERSPPLYRVFFFYSIWGWGLSAVLIVVSLALGLNPTIPWTYVKRSGNEQPSCWFGYTYSLPYFYVPVGILVFLNTTLFVMAGIKMAQIQRALDRNRVARNNESDRRDRRVFKELRLTFFFTLALFLILVVNWSMELVSMLTESNVFAWSIFDLVNALQGLFVFGFFVLRRAVRTLVWQRIKELVGIGSERESDDDKANEMTLLSSVTNGTNSTRIVTQ
- the LOC124183352 gene encoding G-protein coupled receptor Mth2-like isoform X3, encoding MFRLWFVILACSFCFEISVSSAKEPVIISFNLTTFGGDIERIKSLHNTSWPLVGKCCPVGQLYRFNDDDNPGENRCEDPRPNEKNEYSPFFSDFNHSGLLVPGLNQPQFVAVIGIPCRYGKYIMDPLTIAEDEYHLMMNGSVFTPLNNVRMLQPGQDYCMEVVSDGRLVVMGCYQPVVTADTRLAMYAIGLLISVPFLLATIISYVITRQICDVHGMNLCCYSGCLAVAFLTLALLQLGGQSFDQNACVSAAFVIQFSFIASSFWLNAMTVESWRLIRGYKAGSPPLTSERSPPLYRVFFFYSIWGWGLSAVLIVVSLALGLNPTIPWTYVKRSGNEQPSCWFGLDTYSLPYFYVPVGILVFLNTTLFVMAGIKMAQIQRALDRNRVARNNESDRRDRRVFKELRLTFFFTLALFLILVVNWSMELVSMLTESNVFAWSIFDLVNALQGLFVFGFFVLRRAVRTLVWQRIKELVGIGSERESDDDKANEMTLLSSVTNGTNSTRIVTQ
- the LOC124183356 gene encoding inositol polyphosphate 5-phosphatase K-like isoform X1, producing the protein MAEKTDKLRFYFVTWNVATKYPEQDLHQLLGIGHNNAKELPDFYVVGLQEVKAQPQNMVMGMFTDDPWTKSLRETLKEHDYIKVRNQRLQGLVLNIFCQRQHLTHLRLIEAQFTRTGFGGMWGNKGAVSVRLNIYGVSICVVNSHLTPHDHLLAERISDYNVILNQHLFTTKDTSSIFYHDYVFWIGDLNFRLNGEELSAEEIDLLVKKNQLDLLLDKDQLMAVMHSGEAFSELIENDIKFPPTYKYEFGSQEFDFKRRPSWTDRILYKVNTDVYEGIRLKATQSTYTSHPSYVQSDHKPVTGEFEITIRADYEDQGVTFLPLTEWFIDEENSVSYKLTGSIGPSCGDWIGLFRNGFTSLDEYIVYEYVARGRSDVGSAPPETDSITDRIYFSYSALQAPGMYQLVYVRQNGSTVGILGVSPPFPGYRRLQSNPL
- the LOC124183355 gene encoding uncharacterized protein LOC124183355, translating into MRVSPIFLTAACTSWLGVTAADRSPQVELSTEYFLVPQVPDRTGGVSVASVVSVPGPNRTISIFRGGQPGRNGAGGFAHPTAQSLLRQQPWALPLAALSAAAMIFMAGFEVFVLLKARAAVPSRRHLFLGQVLLLGLFLLAGLSAAPSLAPNPISCGALRLIGLPAALVFAALLVKCVFLLSLNSGVYLPAPYQALVLVFAILVQVAIIGQWFYGTPSNTNPLSSASESTSHSVRLIPSSIASPLPPPPSSSAPAFTSPGDHPMQQCCCSTPVGHLVASLGYASMLLISVGGLAIRARGLRDNNGEAAFIGLAVGASLPVWVSGGVGALTAREENREAWLAYALLATSLLVFLLMFLPKGRQLAALGRENATVVTRGNPHDRDDGLSSLPASGYSPSFFHFKPPNDTLESKMLPCHQSTDRVALVSSGIPNCTACRCSANQLYPEDLRSGPVDTFVQLPPGMYLRPEDAGNLYTTMSANPNVFFQRAAHPGMMY